tattgaaaacttttaaattataactGGTTTCATTAGTAAGGTGTTTGAGTCTTTCAGTTTGTGATTTTCCACAATTTTTCGCCTATAGTAGATAATTTGATCCTATTCATAGCACAGTTCTTTCATAATGCAAAAAGTGTACATGGTTGCACTCACGTAATTCTAGTATTATACTCGTAAGATTTATGGAGATTCCACTGTGCTGTTAGTAACGTGTTTTTAGCCTTCAATCTTCCTCAAAATAATGCAAATGTGTATTGAGTGTTGCCTCGATGCGTGATATGACAGTGCATGTTTTGACAATGGTATTTGCTTGGACTTCATTATGTTTGGGTTACCTTATTATACTCGTTGATCTTCAGTGTCAGTTGTAtgaaaatattgtttattttttagaatcTGTCAGGATTTGTTCTATAAGAGAAAGGTAGGGTTTGTGTTACATTTCATAGGTCACAGGTTGTAATCTATTCTCTTCAGAGGAGGTTATAGTCAGTCtgaaattgtttttctagtgtGGATGTTTTCTTTGCCAGGAATGGTGTGTATTCTTTTcccttaacaaaattttactttacctgaaaaaaataaaggaaataaCGCCAGCTTGATCGAACTTAACGAAATAGGAAATTGGGTAGGTATGTATTTTTGCGTCAATTTAAAAGTTGTAATGACCTATAGGTGCACCTTGCAACCACACAATTGTGTCTGGAATTGAAATATACTTTTAAATGACCTCATACCGATTTTACTTCAATTTCCCTTGGTTTCAATTTTtagtagtttttttataaaatactcATGTTTATAGGGTTGAATGTAATTTGTGGTCAGAAATTGCTCGTATAAGGTTGAATGTAATTTGTAGACAAAGGAATTTCCAGCCTAACTGTTTCTTTAACAGGGGATGTTTCAAAAGAGAGCACTCTTTAAAATGAGAAATGAGAGGAAATGATAGTAATCTTTAGATCAGCATGTGGTAAAATGACGCTTCAGATTAAATTCACGATATTATTGTTTTCCATTTAGTTATCGTATAAAGTAAATTGCTTGCCTATGTTTGGTATCATTTGCAAAAAAAATTCACCCCACTGAACCCTATTTTCAAGTCTTGCACTTCCTATTCAAATTAACGTACATGTAAAATGGTGTGTGGTCTGTCCTTCACTGTACATATGCATTCGTAAATTCCTAACATTTAAGTTTGCATAATTAATTGAATTCATGCTGGTAATTTAAAAGGGTTAATAATTTAGAGTTAGCTTTTACCCTATTAATTTATATTCGTTATGTTTccatgaaatatataaaatttgctTTGTTggcaatttattttaaaaagaaccaaAAATTGGTCTGATGGATTCTTACTACTAGTCTTATTCTAATGTGTAGCAGTAAGAATTATAATGTgtacaattaataaaaatgtttttttttatgtattttagattcttatttttatatacaaaaattaaattgaaacaaaaagaagtaaaagattaaattaatttgacATTTAATGTAAATTATCAAACCtgttaaaaaaactatttataaaaaaacgaTGTTTTAAGACtaattttaataaagtttaaaGACTAATTTTAAGACTAATTTAAGGACTGATTGGaacaaaattaaagtttaaagttttatttatagATGAGATAAAATTTACTGATCAAATAAGACAAATTAAACATTAGGGTGTTTAGGTGTACAAACAATAAAGTTAAAGGGATTAAATTGTTTACAGTATCATATTGTTTGAGTAATGAGATAAAAAATCATACTAGCCTTTTcaaagttttataaaataattttagctgacattttttaatatatgacaATGGgtctatttttattaaaaagattaatataaacattaaaaaaacaaagaatgtTCTCAAACTAGAAAGAtattaaagaaattaatgtaaTTTACTGATAATTTTACGACTTCACAAAAAACTCAAATTGTGTTATTTTTCCAGTTTAAGCCACTTGCCAAATTCATACCATCCAGCTTCATCCTTTGAAAActttacatatttaattatgaaatgATATTCTTTTGGTAATATGatattcaaaacaaataaattttctattaCATTGCATACATGTTTAGGTCCAAATTAGATAAATTTTGGTACAGATATTTATCTACTTTGACAAAATGATACATTTAATAATCGTTTAGTTAATCCAACCATTgcattaaaaaagaataaaaaaaatattttctttttacctCTCCgattttgatataaattttggaagacgagagaaaaaaatagaacTATAAAATAATGTCATCTAATTTTTGTCCCTCCTTCAATAGACAGTACCAACTAATTATCCTAAAGTTTTTCAACTCACCCTCTCCATTAATATTAATGGAGCACaacaatatattatatttcCCTCTCCTTTACTTGGAGAAAATAAGGTCACCTTTTTCCTTTCCCTCCTTTGAACCCAATTCACAGAAAGACTTAACAATATTGTAGGCGTATGGAAGTTATCCAAAGTATAATTGTAAGAAAAGCACACTCGATAAAATCCTGCAAGACAACATGACCTCTAGTGCTTGTAATGCCTACCACAATGTCGGAGGAAAAGcagaaaaatcaataaaaaaatgggAAACAAAAGACACTCGAGGATTCGAATATTAAGATTTGTATCCACTCATGAAGAGCCTAGAAATGTTCATGCGTGGAGCTAATTATTTTCCCTCCTTTCAAGGGCCACCAAAAATTGAATGAAGTTTGTAACTCCGATCGCTTTTCTAAAAATGAACAAAAAACTCAAGGTTTGAGGGCAATTCCCAGTCCAAACCTGGGTTTTTTATCCAGGGCCTTGGTGTCAATCTCACCAGAAATAGTCAACACTGACTTTGGTATGATCTCATGCTGCAAGAGGGCGCCAAGCTGTCCTTGATTGTTGAGCCTTGCTTTGACCTGTGTCAGAGGGTCAACAGCAAAAGACCCTCCCACTGTAAAAATGTTCTCATTTGTGGAGAACTTTCTAGTGATCTCTGCAACAGCAGCACTCTTCTTCAATAGGTCCAGATGATGGAGATATGATGCTTTAATGCTGTCACCCTTGTCACCACTGATTGGGAAATACATGTTCAATATATCAATATGTCACGCTTTCAACATGATTACGAATGCTAGATGtttagaaaacaatttttctaggTAAAAGCAACTTACAGGATTATTGAAGCAGATGAATCGGCTTTCGTGACACTAATCCCAGCAGTGTATTTTGTAAAACGACCAGACGTAGAGTCATAGCCCGCCTCACCACCGAAAGCAATGCTTGGGGTACCAACAGTAGCAGAAACATCAATGACAGGGGATTGATTCAGGGCAACAGCGGTTGTTAAGGTAGCATGGTCATGGAAGTATTGAACCTCTAACTGTCAAAAACAAATCAGACAAATTTTCAGAAACGATGCCCAGCAGTTAGTCAAATTTCCCAGCCAGAATAAGCAAGTTTCTATACCTTGCCAGAATTATAATCCGGCAGCTTAAATGAAGCAATAGTCTTGGTGGATGGAAGAACGTCAGTGAATGTGAGGGTTGTGGAGATCTGGAAAGAAAAGGAGCAAGTTAACAAGATGATTTACCCGAGCATGCTCAATAGTAACCTTAAAAGACAAAGTAACCCACAATTGATGCCGTGTCAAGTTTAACATCAATAATAGTGTTCTTATACTTGTACAGTGCTGCCACATCCCCAGTCGAGACTCCTCCTTTCTTCACAGCTGTTGAAGTGAGGGCCTGAAAGGAGAAAAAGAAGTCAGATTAAAATGAACACTATGCATCTATAGCTCCTAGCGCGTGGCCATGTGCGCTATTGCACCTACATAGACTAGAAAGACGACCGTGACAATCAAAAAATTACAGTAGCaagacaaaaatttaaaatggcCATGCAGTTTGCAACAGGCTAAACAAAATTCCAAAGGATCTATAAGAGAAGTCAAAAGATCATCAGTGCTTCATGTCAACCTTACATTATCTTACTGGGTTACAGGACATTGAATCTTCATCCTCTCTCAGATTATTCAGATATCACCTTACATTCACATCCATCCAAGTAATCAATCTTTTACTTTCAGTCTTAATCATATACTTTCAATCTCTTGGATATCAGAAATCAAATTCAACCATCAAAAAATTTCTCTATACCCTTACAGTCTACTATCAACCTTTCTTTTGTGACCTTTTTATACACCAAAGTGTTTTTCCAGTCACTAGATACTTAATGCCTAAAGGTGCGCTACTTGTTTTGATAATTCATGTTCTGTATCCCCTAGTAGATATCTAAAAACGCTTGTTATTATGTCtgcttgtaaaaaaaatatcatcagcTTTAAGAGAATATATTAGAATTATGAACCTGGGCACACAAAGGCACAAAACTAGCATAACCAGCAAGATAATTTTTATCAGCAATCAGTGACTGTCAAGAATTTCCCCTTTTAAAATAGCATTTAACATATGGATCAAAATTTCTTCTACATTTGAGTCCAAACCCATAATGCTACTTCTTGCACCATTATATTTGCCTCCAACTCATGCTAGATGACATCAAAACTCTTCTGCACAAACCAACGTGCAATCTATCACACATGTCTCAATCAACTCTTCACATTCACATTATTTAGTTAGATACCTATGATTCTGTTATATCAGTTAGTTAGAGATCTATAATTCTGTTTTACCACATTTGTTAGTCTGTATATTAGTTAGTTGTAGTCTCAACAATATTCTTAGGAGCCTTTGAATCTCTCCCTTTTCTAATATCACTGTTTCACTGTTTATCATACACTCCAATAAGCTCCACACATACAATCTCTTTTTTGTCTTCAGGTATTGTTCATAAAGTCCTATTCCCCGGTCGCCATCCAAAAAATTAGcattttgataaaaacaacGATGCTACAATAGAATAAAGGTTGTTTTCTGTAAAAATAACTTAATCAAATAATAGTTTATTGGAACTCGTGCCAGATTGCATATTATAAAAACCAAATGCCCCATTCTATGACGCTACATTGTTCGTCAGGACTTAATTAGCTGATAATCGATAAGGACTCCCGTATGTCGGACTGCATATTTTGAGAGCCAAATATCCCTTTCTTATGACATAGCGGACTAGGAGTAAGccaaaataataacaaaaactcACTAAATAAATAGAACGCCACAAAACAGATTCAGACAGAAGAATTTCAACTGAAACAAGCGACCACGCATCCAACATATGCGACTCCCTTTATTAATCTAAATTTTGAAGAGAAAAATCTGTCTACACAACACGATTAACTTGACGAACTGACAATGCAATGCGGAATCgattaaaatacaaattaaaataatcgaaccggagaataatttttttcctgTGCTACTTCAcgattcttataaaaaaaaaaagccaTAGGTAATCAAGGATTTTATGGAAAGAGCAACGCTCATCAGCAACCTTACAGTGCGGATAAATTAATTTCCGCGTATAGCATCGCGCAAGATCTTGACCACTATATCTTACATACAAAAATGTAATTAACGAGAAATCGTAGATATACAAACAATAGATTAATTATAATGGAAGTTCGAAGAGCTTACAACTCCGGCGCTGCTGTAGGACGAAACGGTGAGTTTCTTGTCGGAGTTGTAGTCCCTAGTCAAAAGATCTACAAGCAATAACAAATCAAAAGAACTTAGTTTAACTTTTGTTGGATCGATAAAAGTGATGAGGAGGAATGAATAAGGAATAATGTTAGAGAGCATGTTCGTTAACCTTTGGCTTTTTTGCCGATATCGGTGAAAAGACCCGGTCCCTTGCTCATTTTCGATTTcagagagagatagagagatctTGATGCACTACGCTTCACGAAACAGGGTGTGGCGAGGAAATGACGCCCTTTTTTTTCacgtttttattttaaatgtgaaATAATGTAATAGAGAATCGCGAATCGGGACGGTTGAACTGGCTATGTCCCATCGTGCGTTTTTAGCCGTTGATTTAGGAAGCGAATGTGATGCGTGGGACTTCGCTCCTTCTTTGATCTGTTTTTCAGGGTGATATATGCAAGTAAACAAACACAATGAAATCCTCTACTCTactaattaaattttacaaatatgTCGAAAACATTTGGAAAGTTTAAAGTTGATCAAAgtcataaataattttgaagtGAAAAATTACTTATAATGAAAgtgtcaaattttttttataaatacctttttaactttaaatcaaatataaatatattattgtgTAGCATGAATGAAAAATTGGTGAGTTTGATTATCATCCACATAAAAGGAAAAATTCCATTTTCATCTCCATCTCCATCTCCATTTCCGTgtgtaaataatataaactttttattttctcatcctcaattttatcttcaattaattataaaaaaagtgaaaataataaaatatatgatcTTATCAAactatattaaagaaaaattaatataacttttcaaattatctaataaatttaaaatattttaataatttaaatgaaaacgaatatgagaaaaaaaatatatactggAACAAGTAAGGAGATGAATACAATagtatatgtatttatatttcatactcaatttaaaaaatcagatattatatattatatatacttaTACACATATCCATCTAATAGGAcaatttctaataaaaaattgaaacgaGAATTTCTAATCAAAATTAAAACGAGTTCAAAAAATATCGTAATTAatttaacaatataaaaaattaattaaataatttaaataaaaatatttaactttaaaataattcGATTATATTTGGATATGTTATTCAAGTACTTAACGcaaataagataattaaatattttattttaccgttttattatttcatttactTTTTAGCATTGTATTTTTactgaaaaataattataatttactaAGATGATTGTAATCTATTTTTCTacgtattaaaataatatatttttatatttttgcaaTTACTAGttataatatactataaattatataatataaaaagaaattactatttttctcttttttatccttatacaattaaaaatcaatataattttttaataattatttatgtgtaaaatgataaataatattttagtatataaaaacataaacaCATTAcctgtaaatatatttttatgatttttaaattcctaaatactctcaaaatatttataaataccaACTAAGATGTAGTTTGATTCAAATGggaattgatttttaatttatatattttattaagagtTTCGATTTCTTTAATAGGtcttttattcaaatttatgaataaaaatataactaaaaaaacaaaattcactACAATAATCAAGAAATCTGACAATAAaaagtttgataaataattattatttatgttattattagttaatatgtatatatatgttaaatataaaaaaaattattcctcATAAATGTAAAGTTATCCgatgaaaattttcattaaagTAAGTTTCTTTCCACCCATTTTATTAtgatactacaagaaaatcatgaaatataaattaattttaaagacaaaaaataattaattgttatagtgattaaattaaagatcattttagagactaaaaatatttttgatttctaaattggtgtctaattagcaactaaggtttttgctaccaaatttataatataaataattggtagttaaaagtTTATCTAAAGTTTGTCTTTATTGATTGATGATGATTTAAATGAAGTTTACCTATGATTTATTATGATTGATTGTGATTTTGAATGAATTCACCTTGAATTTATGCCTTGGgtgattttaaaatgaaaactatatttttaaataatttaaaatgagtATGCATATATAAGTTTGGTTGTTAGATTCCTACAATTGGGATATATTAATACAAAATGCTAGTTTGAGataatatattcaattttatgtAGAAAGAGTGAAGTTAAAACTATTTTGAACCAATTTAGACCTATGTATTATTTTGCAACTTTTCTAAATTATGCAGACTTGCTAAGTAAGCTAAATACTCGTTTAACGAAATTCAATTTAATAAAAACCCGAAAACTTTAGTTATTGGGTGattttatcttcttttattGTTCTTCCTCAAACACAATAAAATAAACAACTATAACGACAAATCAACTTTCACTTTCACTGCTCACAACAAAACTAACTCTCACACTACAAACTTCACTCTATATGAGCACAACAACAAGAAACACAACTCTAATAAAAcctaattttgtttataaattaacaaagttagaacattttaaaaaaagtggTGGTCAAGATTCTCTTCTGCACCACTATTACCAAGCACTTTGACCATTGTAAGCAAGAAACCTCATTCAAGACTGACACCACTGTATTGAATGCATGCACAACTGCCCACCAATGTATTCACTATGTTTAATATATTCAGAATGGATGCAAGCATATCAAAGTAAAATTGCATTGTGCTTATTGTGCCCACGTGTAATCACTGCAAATCTTCTCATTTTTGTAAAGAGTAAAAAAACGCTCTTCCTCCATCCGCTCCGACACCCTAAAAAACAATAAACCAAACATAGACTCCATGCTTATTTTTCCTCCCTTATGATACCTGAAAACAAAAAGGCCATAAAGGAAGAAAAACACTTGTTTGGTCTTTAAGTGATTAGGAAGCTCACAAGTATTCAAAACAAGTTTTTATGGGGAGGAAAAatagaagagagaaaaatatactGAGGTAGATGGGTAACAATTTTAGAGTTTAGGGTAAGCAAAGGTTATGGAGGATTGGGAGTAAAAATAGAAGTATCTTCAATGAAAATGGATATTATAGAGTGATATTAAGCCTTTATGGGATAATGTTCTTGTCTCTAATTATGGTGATATGGTGACTGGAGGAACATATCCACTGCTTAAGAGATATCAAAATCTCCAATTTAGTGGAAGGATCTAAGAAAAACATGaggtaaaaatgaaaaaaaaaggtatgAGAGAGATTAGGAGGTTAGGGGATGAAGCAAATACCATGTTTTGGTTGGATAATTTGTTTGGGGAAGATAATGTGATACAAAGATTCAACAAgctgtattttattttaattcaaaataaaaaaatatggggCAACATGGGAGAATGTGTATAAAATTAACAGGAGTGGATGTTTGCATTGTGTAAGGATCTCTTTGCATGAGAAGAAGAGATGATGTTAAACATGTTGATTTAATTACAATacataaagttaaaaaaaagtgGATATGAAAATTGGGATCCAGAGGTGAATACACTTTACAACATGTCAAATCTAACGtgtcaaataaattataattccaAGAACCGTGGAAGAGAAAAATCCACCAAGGtcaaattttttacttttaagttatttaaaaatagattGACTACTTAAGGATAGTCTCAAAAGGAAGAATACAGTAATGTATATGACTCAACAAAATGTACCTTATGCGTAGAGTGGGAAGAGTTTGCTAAACATGAGTTCTTTATACAAAGTTTGGGAGGGGTGCTACAACTAGGTAAatgtcaaaaatatttttacctATAAGCCTAAAGATTACTATTGCCAATACAATTCGGTGAGGACTAGTTTACAAAACAA
The sequence above is a segment of the Phaseolus vulgaris cultivar G19833 chromosome 2, P. vulgaris v2.0, whole genome shotgun sequence genome. Coding sequences within it:
- the LOC137810038 gene encoding mitochondrial outer membrane protein porin 2, coding for MSKGPGLFTDIGKKAKDLLTRDYNSDKKLTVSSYSSAGVALTSTAVKKGGVSTGDVAALYKYKNTIIDVKLDTASIISTTLTFTDVLPSTKTIASFKLPDYNSGKLEVQYFHDHATLTTAVALNQSPVIDVSATVGTPSIAFGGEAGYDSTSGRFTKYTAGISVTKADSSASIILGDKGDSIKASYLHHLDLLKKSAAVAEITRKFSTNENIFTVGGSFAVDPLTQVKARLNNQGQLGALLQHEIIPKSVLTISGEIDTKALDKKPRFGLGIALKP